The following coding sequences are from one Leptolyngbya sp. NIES-3755 window:
- a CDS encoding haemagglutination activity domain protein (similar to AA sequence:cyanobase_aa:AM1_4968) has protein sequence MINQAHGGLEQTQLLNSRFSTTNESALLLTRGQQDSGNVQLSATGDIQLGNIQTVSGFGNAGSVQITSRRGAIDASNRNISAFADVSGRNGNFVTLNAAGDIRVQNISSSGGFLGNRSGDIQLTSQNGSIFLNDGTLFSLKFGSGNSGAIRLNAGQNVEINQGDIISSKIFGSRGRAGDMTIEAGNSILLNQTALSSSTGLSDLMISHSYGIRQLSFGSSNFYPGFGDAGNIRLNAGRDIIARDSAAYSTVTDNSVGNAGNLEVTAGNDIIWQRSPERFGYPGLYAFSRGQGNAGDVTIEANSLDLLGAGIETGLSFQAIGESGNITINLRDDLVLDGGADWFAPITTQIKPSGFPTEALGTKGNITINAGSITMRNRGEISSGVGEANFGQRSPSRLATGNGGNIDLNVRGNITLDTSSISSQIFGNGSGNAGRIDIDARSLFLRLSTIASGLEGGQGTANTIRITAQDSINLEASDITSALQPESIGRGQDIILTARLIRLANGAQISTLTSGDGNAGNVFVNADTVLIEGVNLTGYPFSLFRYSPDFSTVLSTTAPSFVGGTQSGIFSSTTQNSSGGNITINARSLTIQQGAEIDAITADPISISSRGRGGVITINADQLNLLNGGKLSVSTSSQGAAGTIQVTANQIQIAGDDPFYSARLNQFREGEIDFYGKFRRGSQSVSGIFASTSPQSSGIGGNIAIDTRDLTVSNHGRISVDSQGTGDGGRIRIDAGNVLLDRGNILAKTDSGEGGNISLTSQDFLRLRRNSQISATANGSGNGGNIDITTSGFILAVPNENSDITANAVRGRGGNIQITTRSLLGFSLSEQPTGLSDITASSEFGLDGTVRLNTLNTEPDQKVQEVPQLVDSSNQIAQTCSPRSRANSFVVTGKGGLPPDPTEALNATPVWRNSGNEIASTPTESNSLVEATHWIRNADGTVALVAGTVVQPTVPTCAGERP, from the coding sequence GTGATCAATCAAGCTCATGGTGGGTTAGAGCAAACGCAACTCCTTAATTCTCGCTTTTCTACCACCAATGAATCAGCCCTGCTCCTTACCCGTGGTCAGCAAGACAGTGGAAATGTTCAACTGAGCGCAACAGGAGATATTCAACTCGGTAACATTCAGACAGTGAGCGGGTTTGGAAACGCAGGCAGTGTTCAGATTACCAGTCGCAGAGGCGCGATCGATGCAAGCAATAGAAATATTTCAGCGTTTGCAGATGTATCGGGTAGAAACGGTAACTTTGTGACGCTGAATGCAGCAGGAGACATCAGAGTTCAGAATATTAGCAGTTCTGGAGGGTTTCTTGGAAATCGTAGCGGCGATATTCAGCTTACCAGTCAGAACGGCAGCATCTTTCTGAATGATGGAACATTGTTTAGCTTGAAGTTTGGATCAGGGAATTCGGGAGCGATTCGCCTCAATGCTGGACAGAATGTAGAGATCAATCAAGGCGACATTATTTCTAGCAAGATCTTTGGCTCTAGGGGTAGGGCAGGAGACATGACGATCGAGGCTGGAAACTCGATTTTGCTCAATCAAACTGCGCTATCAAGCTCGACCGGACTGAGCGATTTGATGATTAGTCACAGCTATGGAATACGACAACTTAGCTTTGGTAGCAGTAATTTCTATCCAGGATTTGGCGATGCTGGCAACATTCGACTGAATGCAGGACGAGATATTATTGCGAGAGATAGTGCAGCCTACAGCACCGTTACCGATAACAGTGTGGGCAATGCAGGAAACTTAGAAGTGACTGCGGGCAATGACATCATCTGGCAAAGAAGCCCCGAACGCTTTGGTTATCCAGGACTTTATGCGTTTAGTCGAGGACAGGGCAATGCGGGCGATGTCACGATCGAGGCTAATTCTCTCGATCTACTCGGTGCTGGGATTGAAACGGGGTTATCCTTTCAAGCGATCGGAGAATCGGGCAACATTACCATCAATCTCCGAGACGATCTAGTGCTAGACGGTGGAGCCGATTGGTTTGCACCGATCACAACACAGATTAAACCTTCAGGCTTTCCAACCGAAGCACTTGGTACGAAGGGTAACATTACAATCAATGCAGGCTCGATCACGATGCGGAACCGGGGTGAAATCTCGTCGGGTGTTGGAGAGGCGAATTTTGGGCAGCGTTCTCCCAGTCGATTAGCAACAGGCAATGGTGGGAATATCGACTTGAATGTTCGAGGCAACATCACGCTAGATACCAGTTCGATTAGTAGCCAAATCTTTGGAAATGGAAGCGGCAATGCAGGCAGAATTGATATTGATGCTCGATCGCTGTTTCTGCGACTTTCTACGATCGCGTCCGGTTTGGAAGGAGGACAAGGAACTGCAAATACGATTCGCATCACCGCACAAGATTCGATCAACTTAGAAGCCTCAGATATTACTTCCGCGCTGCAACCTGAATCGATCGGGCGTGGACAAGACATTATCTTGACGGCTCGGTTGATTCGTTTAGCGAATGGTGCTCAAATCAGTACGCTCACATCGGGAGATGGCAATGCGGGAAATGTCTTCGTCAACGCAGATACGGTTCTGATTGAAGGCGTAAATTTGACTGGATATCCGTTTTCATTGTTCAGGTATTCTCCAGATTTCAGCACTGTCCTTTCGACGACTGCTCCCTCGTTTGTGGGCGGAACTCAGAGCGGCATTTTTAGCAGCACGACTCAGAATAGCAGCGGCGGAAACATTACAATCAATGCGCGATCGCTCACAATTCAGCAAGGTGCAGAGATTGATGCGATTACGGCTGATCCGATCTCAATTTCAAGCCGGGGGCGAGGCGGTGTGATTACTATTAATGCGGATCAACTCAATCTACTAAACGGCGGCAAATTAAGTGTTTCGACTTCATCACAGGGAGCAGCAGGAACAATCCAAGTGACTGCAAATCAGATTCAAATTGCTGGAGATGATCCCTTTTACAGTGCTCGTTTGAATCAGTTTCGTGAAGGAGAAATTGATTTTTATGGCAAATTTAGACGCGGAAGCCAGTCAGTTAGCGGGATTTTTGCCAGCACTTCACCCCAATCGAGTGGAATCGGGGGAAATATTGCGATCGATACTCGCGATCTAACAGTCTCTAACCATGGACGAATCTCGGTTGATAGTCAAGGAACGGGGGATGGTGGACGGATTCGGATTGATGCGGGAAATGTGTTGCTCGATCGAGGAAATATTTTGGCTAAAACAGACAGCGGCGAAGGGGGCAACATTTCACTAACTTCACAGGACTTTCTCAGATTGCGTCGAAACAGTCAAATTTCTGCAACTGCAAATGGAAGTGGAAACGGCGGTAACATCGACATCACAACGAGCGGATTTATTTTGGCAGTTCCGAATGAGAACAGTGACATTACTGCGAATGCAGTTCGAGGACGGGGCGGAAACATTCAAATTACGACTCGATCGCTGCTTGGATTTTCACTCTCTGAACAACCGACTGGATTGAGTGATATCACTGCGAGTTCTGAGTTTGGCTTAGATGGAACAGTTAGGCTGAATACATTGAACACTGAGCCAGATCAGAAAGTGCAAGAAGTTCCGCAGCTTGTTGATAGCTCGAATCAGATTGCTCAGACTTGTTCACCTCGATCGAGAGCAAATAGCTTTGTTGTGACTGGGAAAGGCGGACTTCCACCTGATCCGACTGAAGCTTTGAATGCTACACCCGTTTGGAGAAATTCGGGAAATGAGATCGCTTCTACTCCAACGGAATCAAACAGTCTTGTTGAAGCCACTCACTGGATTAGGAATGCAGATGGAACGGTTGCGCTCGTTGCAGGAACGGTTGTGCAGCCCACGGTTCCAACTTGTGCAGGAGAAAGACCATGA
- a CDS encoding tetratricopeptide repeat domain protein (similar to AA sequence:cyanobase_aa:LBDG_14760): MKRFLLCFLLGCLIVLGISRSTFASLSEAQILDNQAQQFLEQGNAESALRSWEQAEKLYRQSDRQTEALGTQLNQAKALQSLGAFRRAKALLTEIQPPLSQQSNSSLKANGLLTFGSVLRLVGEFKQSQAVLEQSLSISTDPFGIQAAQFQLGNTLLAQQQLEPALARFQQAAKLSSEIQFPAQLQQFKLLMRLERRSEAEKLLSELRSTLETLPLNSRTIYARIEFADCLSKLSSKKSAAEQFAIAIQQSQTLKNPRAESYAIGRLASLYERSQQWKEAQQLTEKALSIAEQINAPDILYQWQWQTGRLWRKLGNQSEATIAYSNAVKTLESLRNDLVSIASDVQFSFKEQVEPVYREFVDLLIQQGSEPNLVQARQVIESLQLEELNNFFREACLTAVARQIDQIDRTAAIFYPIILSDRLEVIVSLPNQPLKRYSTVLPRADIEAGIDRMIQSMRSTSFESERLSIAQELYRWLIQPVATELKSIKTLVFVLDGSLRNIPIAALHTGQQYLIEQYAIAVTPSLELFSPRPLPRQNLTALVAGLSEANQGAVALPGVQQEVIQIAKTINATVLKNEAFTNKALQKQLQSKPFSIVHLATHGQFSSSSDSTFIQTWDGRLTVENLRSLLTQRDVSDVFPIELLVLSACQTAEGDDRAALGIAGVAIRSGARSILASLWMVNDRSTASFVTQFYQSLIRDRLPRAEAVRQAQLSLLKTSEFGHPYYWAAFTLIGNWL, translated from the coding sequence ATGAAGCGATTTTTGCTGTGTTTTCTCTTGGGATGTTTGATCGTTTTGGGAATTAGTCGATCGACATTTGCTTCTTTGTCTGAAGCGCAGATCCTTGATAATCAAGCTCAACAATTCCTCGAACAGGGCAATGCAGAAAGCGCCCTTCGATCGTGGGAGCAAGCAGAAAAACTGTATCGACAAAGCGATCGACAAACTGAAGCTTTGGGCACTCAACTGAATCAAGCGAAAGCACTTCAATCTCTGGGTGCATTTCGTCGCGCAAAAGCATTACTGACTGAGATCCAGCCTCCACTTTCACAACAATCGAATTCTAGTCTGAAAGCGAATGGATTACTCACTTTCGGTAGTGTTTTGAGATTAGTGGGAGAATTCAAGCAATCTCAGGCGGTACTTGAACAAAGTCTTTCAATCAGTACTGATCCATTTGGGATTCAGGCGGCACAATTTCAGCTAGGGAACACGCTGCTTGCACAGCAACAATTAGAGCCTGCTCTCGCTCGATTTCAACAAGCAGCAAAACTTTCGAGTGAGATACAGTTTCCAGCCCAGCTACAACAGTTTAAGTTGTTAATGCGATTAGAGCGTCGGTCTGAAGCGGAGAAATTACTATCTGAACTACGATCAACGCTCGAAACGCTTCCGCTTAACTCTAGAACAATCTATGCTCGCATTGAATTTGCCGATTGTTTATCAAAACTTTCTTCTAAAAAATCCGCAGCGGAACAATTTGCGATCGCAATTCAACAATCTCAAACTCTGAAAAATCCAAGAGCAGAATCTTACGCGATCGGACGTTTAGCTTCTCTGTATGAACGATCGCAACAGTGGAAAGAAGCGCAGCAATTAACTGAAAAAGCATTGTCGATCGCAGAACAAATCAATGCACCGGACATTCTCTATCAATGGCAATGGCAAACCGGAAGACTCTGGAGAAAATTAGGAAATCAATCAGAAGCCACGATCGCATATTCCAATGCAGTCAAAACTTTAGAGAGCTTGCGAAATGATTTAGTCTCGATCGCTTCTGATGTTCAATTCTCCTTCAAAGAGCAAGTTGAACCTGTGTACCGTGAATTTGTTGATTTATTGATTCAGCAAGGTTCTGAGCCGAATTTAGTTCAAGCGCGACAAGTGATCGAATCACTACAACTCGAAGAACTGAACAATTTCTTTCGCGAGGCTTGTTTAACGGCTGTGGCGCGTCAGATTGATCAAATCGATCGAACTGCTGCGATCTTTTATCCGATTATTTTGAGCGATCGATTAGAGGTGATTGTCTCTCTACCAAATCAGCCTCTAAAACGGTATTCCACTGTTCTACCCCGTGCCGACATTGAAGCAGGGATCGATCGAATGATTCAATCGATGCGATCGACTTCTTTTGAATCTGAACGATTGTCGATTGCTCAAGAACTCTATCGCTGGTTGATTCAACCCGTCGCAACCGAGCTTAAATCGATTAAAACATTGGTGTTTGTGCTGGATGGTTCGTTGAGAAATATTCCGATCGCTGCATTGCACACCGGACAGCAGTACTTGATCGAGCAATATGCGATCGCAGTCACACCCAGTTTAGAACTGTTCAGTCCTCGACCGTTACCTAGACAGAATCTAACTGCATTAGTCGCAGGACTGAGCGAAGCCAATCAGGGAGCAGTCGCACTACCGGGAGTACAACAGGAGGTGATTCAAATTGCAAAAACTATCAATGCAACTGTGCTAAAAAATGAAGCTTTTACGAACAAAGCCTTGCAGAAACAACTTCAATCCAAACCTTTCTCGATCGTGCATCTTGCGACTCATGGACAATTTAGCTCTAGTTCTGACAGTACATTCATCCAAACTTGGGATGGGCGATTGACGGTCGAAAATCTGCGATCGCTCCTCACTCAGCGAGATGTTTCTGATGTTTTCCCGATCGAACTTTTAGTCTTAAGTGCGTGTCAAACCGCAGAAGGCGACGATCGAGCAGCATTGGGAATTGCTGGAGTTGCGATTCGATCGGGAGCGCGGAGTATCTTAGCTTCGCTTTGGATGGTGAATGATCGATCGACTGCCAGCTTTGTGACTCAGTTTTATCAGAGCTTAATTCGCGATCGATTACCTAGAGCGGAAGCGGTTCGCCAAGCTCAATTATCTTTGCTCAAAACCTCAGAGTTTGGTCATCCCTACTATTGGGCAGCGTTTACTTTGATTGGAAATTGGTTATAA
- a CDS encoding hypothetical protein (conserved exported hypothetical protein;~similar to AA sequence:cyanobase_aa:LBDG_14750) has translation MMNFSITFTTALIVFFLGQAQITLASAFDPPPGQGTPGSTAGGASRPSQPTCAASNRDIPTALAPRTYLGLTTQAHPTFWVYLPSTRAKTLEFSLFDRQRKGVYQTQIAIENKSGLVKITLPETAPALNLNQAYNWTVALVCNPQRRTEDWVVGGWIQRQTPTVQFQQNLNLASTDLDRAKLYARSQFWYDAISVLINSNPSSSEPFTNFWSETIKTAGLEKMNAPHTQTIVNR, from the coding sequence ATGATGAACTTTTCAATTACATTCACTACGGCTCTGATTGTTTTCTTCTTGGGTCAAGCCCAAATAACGCTGGCAAGTGCATTCGATCCACCGCCTGGACAAGGAACACCTGGAAGCACAGCAGGAGGGGCTTCTCGTCCTTCACAACCGACCTGTGCCGCTTCCAATCGTGACATCCCCACTGCTCTAGCTCCCAGAACTTATCTCGGCTTAACCACACAAGCGCATCCGACATTTTGGGTTTATCTGCCTTCGACTCGTGCAAAAACACTCGAATTTAGTTTGTTCGATCGACAACGCAAAGGGGTCTACCAAACTCAAATCGCGATCGAGAACAAAAGCGGATTGGTCAAAATTACACTCCCCGAAACGGCTCCTGCTCTAAACCTCAATCAAGCCTACAATTGGACTGTTGCTCTAGTGTGTAATCCTCAGCGTCGAACCGAAGATTGGGTTGTTGGAGGTTGGATACAGCGACAAACCCCGACTGTTCAATTTCAACAAAACCTGAATCTTGCAAGCACAGATCTCGATCGGGCAAAGCTCTATGCTCGATCGCAATTCTGGTACGATGCAATTTCAGTTCTAATCAATTCAAATCCTTCCAGTTCTGAGCCGTTTACTAACTTTTGGTCAGAAACAATCAAAACTGCTGGACTAGAAAAGATGAATGCTCCACACACTCAAACGATTGTGAATCGATGA
- a CDS encoding hypothetical protein (similar to AA sequence:cyanobase_aa:Npun_R3588) encodes MSQSVLAIVNELLAPNPLTYIQEIVFLRSLEGKRYREIAAESGYDYDYVKEVGFQLWQNLSHALGRKVTKKNVRLILAELDSPANSLSNFPLIARSPTLEFPGGPLPADSKFYVERSTIESLAYREILKPGGLVRIKAPQQSGKTSLVLRLMAYAESNGFVPVVLNLQSADRRLFGNLNDFLRWLCVLISRQLSLEPQLDVYWDEESGSKLSCNAYFQMYLLNKIEAGVVLIFDEVTPLFEYPELAQDVLPLFRIWHESAAQNKIWQKLRLIVVHNTELYVPLKLNQSPFNVGLPIELSELDFDQVRLLAQQYELDLRCDELNQLHRLVGGHPYLLQVAFYWLQQDLSIEQLLQEAHTTVGIYHADLERLWNRVQQHPNLLDAFRSILANDYSTSFGTITVYKLESLGLIKRQGNQLMVRCPLYQKYFAAYLG; translated from the coding sequence ATGTCTCAATCGGTTCTCGCGATCGTTAACGAACTTCTAGCGCCCAATCCTCTGACTTATATTCAGGAGATTGTATTTTTGCGATCGCTAGAAGGGAAGCGATACCGCGAGATTGCAGCCGAGTCTGGATACGACTATGACTACGTCAAGGAGGTGGGATTTCAGCTTTGGCAAAATCTTTCTCATGCACTGGGACGCAAGGTGACAAAAAAGAATGTTCGATTGATTCTCGCTGAGTTGGATTCGCCTGCAAATTCGTTGTCGAACTTTCCTCTGATAGCTCGATCGCCTACTTTAGAGTTTCCGGGTGGTCCATTGCCCGCTGATTCAAAGTTCTATGTTGAGCGATCGACGATTGAATCGTTAGCGTATCGTGAGATTCTAAAACCGGGTGGACTGGTGCGAATTAAAGCGCCGCAGCAGAGTGGAAAAACCTCTCTAGTCTTGCGATTGATGGCTTATGCTGAGTCCAATGGATTCGTTCCAGTTGTGCTGAATTTACAGAGTGCCGATCGACGATTGTTTGGCAATCTAAATGATTTTTTGCGCTGGTTGTGTGTTCTAATTAGTCGTCAGTTGAGTTTGGAACCCCAATTAGATGTGTATTGGGATGAAGAAAGTGGAAGTAAGCTCAGTTGTAATGCTTATTTTCAGATGTATTTGTTGAACAAGATTGAGGCTGGAGTTGTCCTGATTTTTGATGAAGTCACACCGCTGTTTGAATATCCTGAACTGGCTCAAGATGTTTTACCGTTGTTTCGCATTTGGCATGAGTCCGCAGCACAAAATAAAATTTGGCAAAAGTTGAGATTGATTGTGGTGCATAATACTGAGCTTTATGTGCCATTGAAGTTAAATCAATCGCCGTTTAATGTGGGTTTACCGATCGAGCTTTCTGAACTCGATTTCGATCAAGTCCGGTTGCTGGCTCAACAGTATGAATTAGATCTTCGCTGTGATGAGTTGAATCAGCTTCATCGATTAGTCGGAGGACATCCTTATTTACTCCAGGTTGCGTTCTATTGGCTTCAGCAGGATTTGTCGATCGAACAATTGCTCCAAGAAGCTCATACTACAGTCGGCATCTATCACGCTGATCTAGAGCGTTTGTGGAATCGCGTTCAACAGCACCCGAATCTACTAGATGCGTTTCGGTCAATTCTTGCCAATGATTACTCTACGTCGTTTGGAACGATTACCGTTTACAAGCTAGAGAGTTTAGGACTGATCAAGCGTCAGGGAAATCAGTTGATGGTTCGCTGTCCGCTTTATCAGAAGTATTTCGCAGCTTATCTAGGCTAG
- a CDS encoding putative transmembrane sensor domain protein (similar to AA sequence:cyanobase_aa:LBDG_16550) has protein sequence MIFKRSRRIPSLRQFSKLGAIAVSLSSATIALQWTGAFQLLEWAMLDQWFRLRPPEAIELPIVFVTVSEADLSELQRFPVSDQTLSIAIETIKRQRPTVIGLDLYRDLPVEPGHQKLLQTYASTPNLIGVAKAIGDATGDSVEPPPILRDRDQVGNSDLVLDADGKIRRALISIQRNGKTRLALGTKLALFYLKTKGIEPERSTNGEVRLGKVTYRSIPSNSGGYVRADVGGFQILSNYLRVQNNIPRVAIRDVLANRIPANLMRDRIVLIGSTAESVSGDRFYVPYSMQPKEAWFGMEIHANLTAQLISGALSGRTSLSGLPEALEWGWILFWCSVGTAIGWRLQSRRMVLMIPIAFLLLGFSAYGLFLLGGWAIVVSPLVGLISAASVSRAYWVWRQLKDANQALELKVLERTAALQTQNIALEQAKLSADAANQAKSMFLASMSHELRTPLTAILGFSELLRYSPRLDVDEQTNIGIINRSGQHLLDLINDVLELAKIEAGATSIELQPTSLFELLRTVETVIRGTAIAKQLSFISDYAPDLPHFINTDSRKLRQILINLLSNAVKFTDQGMVKLQVTAIQNQLVFRVIDTGVGIATDELNHLFQPFFQAEAGRNLQKGTGLGLSISQRFVQLMGGEISVQSTIEQGSIFTVTLPFESTIEASTPRSQTSWKLLSNQPPIRVLIVEDNAEICRFLEQMLDRVGFQVQTTNTGTDAIAHWKSCQPDILLIDLQLPDIDGYMIAQQIRAMSQQQQIEYSDLNDPILIALTANVFQTDPTVIFAAGFDDLVWKPFQEATLLTKMAEHLEISYQEKD, from the coding sequence ATGATATTTAAGCGATCGAGGCGAATCCCAAGCTTGCGACAATTCTCCAAACTAGGAGCAATTGCAGTCAGTCTATCGAGCGCAACGATCGCTTTACAGTGGACGGGAGCTTTCCAGTTACTAGAGTGGGCAATGCTCGATCAATGGTTCCGACTGCGCCCACCTGAAGCGATCGAACTTCCAATTGTCTTTGTTACTGTTTCTGAGGCGGATTTGTCTGAGCTACAACGCTTTCCAGTGAGCGATCAAACTTTGTCGATCGCAATCGAAACAATCAAACGCCAGCGTCCGACTGTAATTGGCTTAGATCTCTATCGCGATCTTCCGGTCGAACCTGGACATCAGAAACTATTGCAGACCTATGCTTCGACTCCGAATTTGATTGGAGTGGCAAAAGCGATCGGAGATGCAACGGGAGATTCGGTTGAACCGCCGCCAATTTTGCGCGATCGCGATCAGGTGGGAAACAGTGATTTAGTGCTGGATGCGGATGGAAAAATTCGCCGCGCATTGATTTCAATTCAACGTAATGGCAAAACTCGATTAGCACTTGGAACAAAGTTAGCGCTGTTCTACCTCAAAACCAAAGGGATTGAACCAGAGCGATCGACAAACGGAGAGGTTCGACTCGGAAAGGTAACATATCGATCGATTCCATCAAATAGTGGTGGGTATGTTCGAGCTGATGTGGGAGGATTTCAAATTCTCTCGAACTATCTGAGAGTTCAAAATAACATTCCCAGAGTTGCGATTCGGGATGTGTTGGCAAATCGAATTCCAGCCAATCTAATGCGCGATCGTATTGTGTTGATTGGTTCTACGGCTGAAAGTGTAAGTGGCGATCGCTTTTATGTGCCGTACTCGATGCAGCCGAAAGAAGCTTGGTTTGGCATGGAAATTCACGCGAATTTGACTGCACAGTTGATCAGTGGAGCACTCTCTGGACGAACTTCACTGTCTGGACTGCCAGAAGCTTTGGAATGGGGCTGGATTTTATTTTGGTGCAGTGTGGGAACTGCGATCGGATGGCGGCTTCAGTCTCGTCGTATGGTGTTAATGATTCCGATCGCGTTTTTGCTGCTTGGATTTAGTGCTTATGGATTGTTCTTGCTCGGTGGGTGGGCGATCGTGGTTTCGCCTTTAGTGGGATTGATTAGTGCTGCTTCGGTGAGTCGAGCCTACTGGGTTTGGCGACAGTTAAAAGATGCCAATCAAGCGTTAGAACTAAAAGTGTTAGAGCGTACCGCAGCACTTCAAACCCAGAATATTGCACTTGAACAAGCAAAACTTTCTGCTGATGCTGCTAATCAAGCGAAAAGTATGTTTCTAGCCTCGATGAGTCATGAACTCCGAACGCCTTTAACTGCGATTCTCGGATTTAGTGAATTGTTGAGATATTCGCCTCGATTGGATGTTGACGAACAAACAAACATTGGAATTATCAATCGAAGTGGACAGCATTTATTAGATCTGATTAATGATGTTTTGGAACTGGCGAAAATTGAAGCGGGAGCGACATCGATCGAACTTCAACCCACAAGTCTATTTGAATTGCTCAGAACTGTGGAAACTGTGATTCGAGGAACTGCGATCGCGAAACAATTATCCTTCATTTCAGACTATGCTCCAGATTTGCCACATTTCATCAACACTGATTCCCGCAAGCTGCGCCAAATCTTGATTAATCTACTCAGTAATGCGGTGAAATTCACTGATCAAGGCATGGTGAAATTGCAAGTCACTGCCATACAAAATCAGCTAGTTTTTCGGGTGATAGACACAGGAGTTGGAATTGCCACAGATGAACTCAACCATTTATTTCAGCCGTTCTTTCAAGCCGAAGCAGGACGAAATTTGCAAAAAGGGACAGGGCTAGGACTCTCAATCAGTCAGCGATTCGTGCAATTAATGGGCGGCGAAATCTCGGTTCAAAGCACGATCGAGCAAGGAAGTATTTTTACAGTAACCTTGCCGTTTGAATCCACGATCGAAGCTTCAACTCCTCGATCTCAAACTTCTTGGAAGCTACTATCGAATCAACCGCCAATTCGCGTATTAATTGTTGAAGATAATGCTGAAATTTGCCGATTCTTAGAACAAATGCTTGATCGAGTCGGCTTTCAAGTACAAACCACGAACACCGGAACAGATGCGATCGCGCATTGGAAATCGTGCCAACCTGATATACTCCTGATTGACCTACAGTTACCTGACATTGATGGATATATGATCGCGCAGCAAATTCGAGCGATGAGCCAACAGCAGCAGATCGAGTATTCAGATCTAAATGATCCGATTCTGATTGCTCTCACAGCAAACGTGTTTCAGACTGATCCGACCGTCATTTTTGCCGCTGGATTCGATGATCTCGTTTGGAAGCCATTCCAAGAAGCGACGCTGCTCACGAAAATGGCTGAGCACCTAGAAATTTCCTACCAAGAGAAAGATTAA
- a CDS encoding response regulator receiver sensor signal transduction histidine kinase (similar to AA sequence:cyanobase_aa:Npun_F1799) gives MPPIPASCRVPFSVPHFESHCLSPVTDYYIRKLIQKNISQLVSTKVDQGVSADLSRSSIALFNRLKSIHSEVSTIAQTLDALVLQHQTLRAQGGKYQPSLRQVEEQIFKCFALKRLQTVAQARILIIDDTPETLRLLTSTLTEQGYAVEQLSNGTAALNSVRDRQPDLILLDVMMPGMDGYEVCERLKFDPQTCQIPILFLSAVNDALNKVKAFDVGGVDYVTKPFQLEEVLARIEYQLKLHRRTQETRSNTAIFQTTLNGRFTQANQALATLLGYNSPQELMDSIQDIARQLYTIPQRRSQFVLYLEQYGETEEFEAEVFRKNGDRIWVREKARAIRDAEGNLQFYEGTVQDITTQKQLEDAKDQLA, from the coding sequence ATGCCCCCAATCCCAGCCTCTTGTCGAGTTCCCTTCTCAGTGCCGCACTTTGAATCTCACTGTTTGTCGCCTGTGACAGACTACTATATTCGCAAGCTGATACAGAAAAATATTTCTCAGTTAGTTTCGACAAAAGTAGATCAGGGCGTTTCAGCCGATTTAAGTCGAAGTTCGATCGCATTATTCAATCGGTTAAAGTCGATTCATTCCGAAGTGAGTACGATCGCGCAAACTCTCGATGCGTTAGTGTTACAGCATCAAACCCTACGTGCTCAAGGTGGAAAATATCAGCCAAGCCTTCGACAAGTTGAAGAACAGATTTTCAAATGCTTTGCCCTCAAAAGACTCCAGACAGTTGCTCAAGCAAGAATTCTGATCATTGATGACACACCAGAAACTTTGCGATTGTTAACTTCGACTTTGACTGAGCAAGGATACGCGGTCGAACAACTCTCGAATGGAACCGCAGCCTTGAACTCTGTCCGCGATCGACAACCTGATCTCATTCTGCTGGATGTGATGATGCCAGGAATGGATGGTTACGAGGTGTGTGAACGATTAAAGTTTGATCCGCAAACTTGCCAGATTCCGATTCTATTTCTGAGTGCGGTCAATGATGCTCTTAATAAAGTCAAAGCATTCGATGTCGGTGGCGTAGATTATGTCACGAAGCCCTTTCAGCTTGAGGAAGTCTTAGCGCGAATCGAATATCAACTCAAGTTACATCGTCGGACTCAAGAGACGAGATCAAATACGGCGATCTTTCAAACCACGCTCAATGGTCGATTTACACAGGCAAATCAAGCACTGGCAACTTTACTCGGTTATAATTCGCCTCAAGAACTGATGGATTCGATTCAAGACATTGCTCGGCAACTCTATACCATTCCACAACGTCGATCGCAGTTTGTACTGTACCTCGAACAATACGGCGAAACCGAAGAATTTGAAGCAGAAGTGTTTCGGAAAAATGGCGATCGTATTTGGGTTCGAGAGAAAGCACGAGCGATTCGAGATGCGGAAGGAAATCTGCAATTCTACGAAGGAACGGTGCAAGATATTACGACTCAAAAACAGCTAGAAGACGCAAAAGATCAACTAGCCTAG